One Microbacterium trichothecenolyticum DNA window includes the following coding sequences:
- a CDS encoding glycosyltransferase family 4 protein has product MRILVDLLGYTGGRGGTETYVRHLLPGLVDALPDASFVALTGAAGADGVRAFFPGDVEVVPWVGEGRAAWALGEILAVGRAARRAGADVVWSPANFGPLTRGRAPRVVSVHDVIYHQVPGRGLERIVRAITARLMEATARSARAVVTVSSTAAGAIARHLGVERDRIEVIPNGGSLGAEVDDPWMRLAPLGIGPGRPLVFSTGNRMPHKNFHGLLAAVAALPPEQRPLTVVGGGGTADPLATVVQEHGLAADVVLPGWVDDDQLRALYQVASVYACPSLTEGFGLPIVDAMAAGVVVVANDVAVLREVGGAHALYADARDPRAFGAAITTALELDDAERAERVRAGRDWAAGFTWDAAATRLAAVLRRTAEERRS; this is encoded by the coding sequence GTGCGGATCCTCGTCGACCTCCTGGGCTACACGGGAGGACGCGGCGGGACGGAGACCTACGTCCGTCACCTGCTCCCCGGACTCGTCGACGCCCTTCCCGACGCGTCCTTCGTCGCACTGACCGGGGCGGCGGGAGCCGACGGTGTGCGGGCCTTCTTTCCCGGTGATGTCGAGGTCGTGCCGTGGGTCGGCGAGGGGCGCGCGGCATGGGCGCTCGGCGAGATCCTTGCGGTGGGGCGGGCTGCGCGCCGCGCGGGCGCCGACGTGGTGTGGTCGCCCGCGAACTTCGGGCCCCTGACCCGCGGGCGCGCGCCGCGTGTCGTGTCGGTGCACGACGTCATCTACCACCAGGTGCCTGGGCGCGGCCTCGAGCGAATCGTCCGTGCGATCACCGCCCGCCTCATGGAGGCCACGGCCCGTTCCGCGCGGGCCGTGGTGACCGTGTCGTCGACCGCCGCGGGCGCGATCGCGCGTCACCTGGGCGTCGAGCGCGACCGGATCGAGGTCATTCCCAACGGCGGCTCCCTGGGCGCCGAGGTCGATGATCCGTGGATGCGCCTGGCCCCCCTGGGCATCGGTCCCGGCCGGCCCCTCGTCTTCAGCACCGGCAACAGGATGCCGCACAAGAACTTCCACGGACTGCTCGCCGCCGTGGCCGCCCTGCCGCCGGAACAGCGCCCCCTGACGGTCGTGGGCGGCGGCGGCACCGCCGACCCTTTGGCCACCGTGGTGCAGGAGCACGGGCTCGCCGCCGACGTGGTCCTGCCCGGATGGGTCGACGACGACCAGCTCCGCGCGCTGTACCAGGTGGCGAGCGTGTACGCCTGTCCCTCGCTGACGGAGGGTTTCGGTCTGCCGATCGTGGATGCCATGGCGGCCGGCGTCGTCGTCGTCGCCAACGACGTCGCCGTCTTGCGCGAAGTGGGCGGGGCACACGCACTGTACGCCGACGCCCGCGACCCTCGGGCCTTCGGGGCAGCGATCACGACGGCGCTGGAACTGGACGATGCGGAACGGGCCGAGCGTGTGCGCGCGGGCCGCGACTGGGCGGCGGGTTTCACGTGGGACGCGGCGGCGACACGCCTGGCGGCCGTGCTGCGCCGCACCGCCGAGGAGCGCCGCTCGTGA